One Desulfobacterales bacterium genomic region harbors:
- the secG gene encoding preprotein translocase subunit SecG — protein MSIFLVVLHVIVCIALIMIVLLQTGKGADMGAAFGGGGSQTLFGSTGASSFLGKLTTVAAVIFMITSFTLAYRSSNRSGSSIMTDTKPPVEQTVPATPETGLPTEPATSEPAAPAQSK, from the coding sequence ATGTCGATATTTTTAGTAGTTTTACATGTGATTGTGTGCATCGCGCTGATCATGATCGTGCTGTTGCAGACCGGTAAAGGTGCGGACATGGGAGCGGCCTTCGGCGGCGGCGGCAGCCAGACCCTTTTCGGCAGTACGGGTGCATCGTCTTTTTTAGGCAAGCTGACGACAGTGGCGGCGGTTATTTTTATGATCACCTCCTTTACCCTGGCCTATCGCTCCAGCAACAGGTCCGGAAGTTCGATCATGACGGATACCAAGCCCCCGGTGGAGCAGACTGTCCCGGCCACACCGGAAACCGGTCTGCCGACTGAACCGGCGACGTCGGAACCTGCTGCCCCGGCGCAATCGAAATAG